The following proteins come from a genomic window of Diorhabda carinulata isolate Delta chromosome X, icDioCari1.1, whole genome shotgun sequence:
- the LOC130900558 gene encoding uncharacterized protein LOC130900558 produces the protein MFQFINFLLFKPSRNVATSNDSSKIALVNQMINSDKVVIFSKSYCTYCKLAKELFDKCNTKYTEYVLDNREDGEEIQRILGILTGVKTVPRIFVNQKCLGGRAECKQLYDTGELQKLLIY, from the coding sequence ATgtttcaattcataaattttttgttatttaaaccTAGTCGTAATGTTGCAACATCGAACGATTCATCTAAAATTGCCTTAGTCAATCAAATGATAAACAGCGACAAAGTAgtgatattttccaaatcataTTGTACGTACTGTAAATTGGCTAAAGAACTTTTCGATAAATGCAATACGAAATATACGGAATACGTTCTGGATAACAGAGAAGACGGCGAAGAGATACAAAGAATTTTAGGGATACTAACAGGAGTGAAAACTGTACCAAGAATATTTGTCAATCAGAAATGTCTGGGAGGTAGAGCGGAATGTAAGCAACTGTACGATACTGGAGAGctccaaaaattattgatttattaa